A genomic window from Alphaproteobacteria bacterium includes:
- a CDS encoding phosphoglycerate kinase — translation MSLNLRTLDDIDFQNKKVFLRVDFNIPINNGVVGDCTRIEASLPTIREIRQKGGRIALFSHLGRPNGCVNPKYSLKPLIKVLEQYFPNTPIVFKEGDYIQNPENFWKNTDENTIILAENIRFYEDEEKNDIGFAKKLAQLADIVVNDAFATCHRSHASIVAITQFLPSFAGRLLESELTSLYHFYIQGKQPFMAMIGGAKISSKIEVLKKIIPKIQILGIGGGMANTFLLAQGYFIGKSLAEAGQISIAKDILQQCQKSNKKVILPIDVVVAEELSPNTKVTIKNIDELSENDCIFDIGPKTIALLKNALNESKTLLWNGPLGAFETKPFDQGTNQFAQYATLLTKEKKITSITGGGDSVAALASLGLEKDFSYVSTGGGAFLEWIEGRIMPGLEVLFKNNPASRAILF, via the coding sequence ATGTCTCTTAATCTTAGAACCCTTGATGATATTGACTTTCAAAACAAAAAGGTTTTTTTGCGCGTCGATTTTAATATTCCTATTAACAATGGTGTTGTTGGCGATTGCACGCGTATAGAAGCATCCCTCCCCACGATACGTGAAATTCGACAAAAAGGTGGGAGAATTGCATTATTTTCACATTTAGGTAGACCCAATGGGTGCGTTAATCCTAAATATTCCTTGAAGCCTCTTATAAAGGTTTTGGAACAATATTTTCCAAATACACCTATCGTTTTTAAAGAGGGTGATTATATTCAAAATCCAGAAAATTTCTGGAAAAACACTGATGAAAATACGATTATACTGGCTGAAAATATTCGATTTTATGAAGATGAAGAAAAAAACGATATAGGCTTTGCCAAAAAATTAGCCCAACTCGCAGATATCGTGGTCAATGACGCTTTTGCTACCTGCCACAGATCCCATGCCTCCATCGTTGCCATCACACAATTTTTACCTTCTTTTGCAGGACGCCTTTTAGAATCTGAACTAACATCCCTTTATCATTTCTATATACAAGGTAAACAACCCTTTATGGCAATGATCGGGGGCGCTAAAATATCTAGCAAAATTGAAGTTCTCAAAAAAATTATCCCTAAAATTCAAATCCTAGGCATTGGTGGTGGTATGGCCAATACTTTCCTTTTAGCGCAAGGATATTTCATCGGTAAATCTTTAGCTGAAGCTGGACAAATCTCGATCGCCAAAGACATTCTTCAGCAATGTCAAAAATCAAATAAAAAAGTTATTTTGCCTATCGATGTTGTTGTTGCTGAAGAATTATCACCCAATACAAAAGTGACAATCAAAAACATTGACGAACTCTCTGAAAATGACTGTATTTTTGATATAGGACCTAAAACAATCGCATTGCTTAAAAATGCATTAAATGAATCTAAAACATTATTGTGGAACGGCCCCTTAGGTGCATTTGAAACAAAACCATTCGATCAAGGTACGAATCAATTCGCACAATATGCGACCCTTCTTACCAAAGAAAAAAAAATCACCTCAATTACAGGTGGTGGCGATTCAGTCGCTGCATTAGCCTCTTTAGGACTTGAAAAAGATTTTTCATATGTTTCAACAGGCGGTGGCGCTTTTCTTGAATGGATCGAAGGTCGTATCATGCCTGGACTTGAGGTGTTGTTTAAAAACAATCCTGCAAGTCGCGCAATATTATTTTAA
- a CDS encoding cyclic nucleotide-binding domain-containing protein, protein MLLEDDVNLLKTIPLFSKIEPNKLKLIAFTGERLIFKKGDVIFNKGEEGQTIMIILEGEANVVLPTQKHVEPIAIVKKGEIIGEIATLCNIPRTMTLIARTDSIFLSLTKELFLKLIREIPDLAVQIIHDLAKRLANTIEQFEAKIALHGDNNVS, encoded by the coding sequence ATGTTGCTTGAAGATGATGTTAATCTATTGAAAACAATACCCTTGTTTTCAAAAATAGAACCTAATAAATTAAAACTTATTGCCTTCACAGGTGAAAGGCTTATCTTTAAAAAAGGTGATGTTATCTTTAACAAGGGCGAAGAAGGTCAAACCATCATGATCATTTTAGAAGGCGAGGCAAATGTTGTACTGCCAACACAAAAACATGTTGAACCTATCGCTATTGTCAAAAAAGGTGAAATCATTGGGGAGATTGCAACCCTTTGCAATATTCCACGCACTATGACACTGATTGCACGCACTGATTCTATCTTTTTGTCCCTTACAAAAGAACTTTTTTTAAAACTTATTCGTGAAATACCTGATCTTGCCGTCCAAATCATTCATGATTTAGCAAAACGTTTAGCCAATACAATCGAACAATTTGAAGCAAAAATAGCCTTACATGGTGATAACAATGTCTCTTAA